One window from the genome of Streptomyces sp. NBC_00287 encodes:
- a CDS encoding SCO4225 family membrane protein, protein MTTFRRCFLNPAALGYLAVVVAVWVWVAVDLLFVEHPDASLAGVWAFLVTAPTSLFFVWLPGPLPWIGLVVGAVAQAGVLGALYRALFDGSRRTGTSNA, encoded by the coding sequence ATGACCACATTCCGCCGCTGCTTCCTCAACCCGGCCGCGCTGGGCTATCTCGCGGTGGTGGTCGCCGTCTGGGTGTGGGTCGCTGTCGACCTGCTGTTCGTCGAGCACCCGGACGCCAGTCTTGCCGGGGTCTGGGCGTTTCTGGTGACGGCTCCGACCTCGCTGTTCTTCGTGTGGCTGCCCGGCCCGCTGCCGTGGATCGGGCTCGTCGTCGGAGCCGTGGCCCAGGCGGGGGTGCTCGGCGCGCTCTACCGGGCGCTCTTCGACGGGTCGCGGCGCACCGGGACCAGTAACGCGTGA
- a CDS encoding GH1 family beta-glucosidase translates to MPEPIDLAAFPDDFTWGTATSAYQIEGAVAEDGRTPSIWDTFSHTPGKVDNDDHGDEACDHYHRWPEDVALMQRLGVDSYRMSLAWPRVVPGGDGPVNPAGLDFYDRLVDALLAAGITPNITLYHWDLPQVLQDRGGWTVRDTAEHLAAYASAVAGRLGDRVTQWATLNEPLCSAWIGHLEGRMAPGLTDLTAAVQASYHLLLGHGLATQAIRAAAPGAQIGLVTNHSTIEAASTSPQDIAAAARMDGHTNRWWLDPVYGRGFPADMRELYGVELPERPGDLATIAAPLDWHGLNYYFPATVTDDPAGPVPYAREVRLPDVPRTGMDWQIDADGLEALLLRLTDDYGVGKLYVTENGSAFPDTVAPDGTVHDPGRTRYLEQHVAACARAVRKGAPLAGYYAWSLLDNFEWAYGYDKRFGLVHVDYATQKRTMKSSGLRYADIIREHRRTHA, encoded by the coding sequence GTGCCCGAACCGATAGACCTCGCCGCCTTCCCCGACGACTTCACCTGGGGCACGGCCACATCCGCCTACCAGATCGAGGGCGCCGTCGCCGAAGACGGCCGGACGCCCTCCATCTGGGACACCTTCTCCCACACCCCGGGGAAGGTCGACAACGACGACCACGGCGACGAGGCCTGCGACCACTACCACCGCTGGCCCGAGGACGTGGCGCTGATGCAGCGCCTCGGCGTCGACTCGTACCGCATGTCCCTCGCCTGGCCCCGCGTGGTCCCCGGCGGCGACGGCCCGGTCAACCCGGCCGGCCTCGACTTCTACGACCGGCTCGTCGACGCCCTCCTCGCGGCGGGCATCACCCCCAACATCACCCTCTACCACTGGGACCTGCCCCAAGTCCTCCAGGACCGCGGCGGCTGGACCGTCCGCGACACCGCCGAACACCTCGCCGCCTACGCCTCCGCCGTGGCCGGCCGCCTCGGCGACCGCGTCACCCAGTGGGCCACCCTCAATGAGCCCCTCTGCTCGGCCTGGATCGGCCACCTGGAGGGCCGCATGGCCCCCGGCCTCACCGACCTCACCGCGGCGGTGCAGGCGTCGTACCACCTGCTGCTCGGCCACGGCCTCGCCACCCAGGCGATCCGCGCGGCCGCCCCCGGCGCCCAGATCGGCCTGGTCACCAACCACTCCACCATCGAGGCCGCCTCGACGAGCCCGCAGGACATCGCGGCCGCCGCGCGCATGGACGGCCACACCAACCGCTGGTGGCTCGACCCCGTGTACGGCCGCGGCTTCCCCGCCGACATGCGCGAGCTGTACGGCGTCGAACTCCCCGAACGCCCCGGTGACTTGGCCACGATCGCCGCACCGCTCGACTGGCACGGCCTGAACTACTACTTCCCGGCGACCGTCACCGACGACCCCGCAGGCCCCGTCCCCTACGCCCGCGAGGTCCGGCTGCCCGACGTCCCGCGCACCGGCATGGACTGGCAGATCGACGCCGACGGCCTGGAAGCCCTGCTGCTGCGCCTGACCGACGACTACGGCGTCGGCAAGCTGTACGTCACCGAGAACGGCTCGGCCTTCCCCGACACCGTCGCACCCGACGGCACGGTCCACGACCCCGGCCGCACGCGCTACCTGGAGCAACACGTGGCCGCCTGCGCCCGCGCCGTGCGCAAGGGAGCCCCGCTGGCCGGCTACTACGCCTGGTCCCTGCTCGACAACTTCGAATGGGCCTACGGCTACGACAAGCGCTTCGGCCTGGTCCACGTCGACTACGCCACCCAGAAGCGCACCATGAAGTCGAGCGGCCTGCGCTACGCGGACATCATCCGCGAACATCGCCGGACACACGCCTGA
- a CDS encoding lipoprotein, giving the protein MTGRRAACAAVLVVLLTGCGSGAQDNDDAKASATAEDSSVAHRGGSLGAEGSACELPVTFDIAKEWKAEAVDGSVDGEVSQDIADALLRQGPVALVCEVDAKPAGNIGFLRAWTGEPGGDDARTVLEAFVAAQDGVSKEQYDTFTAGDLTGAEVTYLYSDEFLDESKEESALAVSTAQGPVVLHLGGLDTEEHRAMLPAFELAKKTLRTGGNE; this is encoded by the coding sequence GTGACGGGGCGTCGTGCGGCTTGTGCTGCGGTGCTGGTCGTGCTGTTGACGGGGTGTGGGTCGGGGGCGCAGGACAATGACGACGCGAAGGCGTCGGCGACCGCGGAAGACTCCTCGGTCGCTCACCGTGGTGGCTCCCTCGGGGCCGAGGGTTCCGCCTGCGAGCTGCCGGTCACCTTCGACATCGCCAAGGAGTGGAAGGCGGAGGCCGTCGACGGCTCCGTGGACGGCGAGGTGTCGCAGGACATCGCCGACGCCTTGCTGCGCCAGGGTCCGGTCGCCCTGGTGTGCGAGGTCGACGCCAAGCCGGCGGGCAACATCGGCTTCCTGCGGGCGTGGACCGGTGAACCCGGTGGCGACGATGCCCGTACCGTCCTGGAGGCCTTCGTGGCGGCCCAGGACGGGGTGAGCAAGGAGCAGTACGACACCTTCACCGCGGGCGACCTCACCGGCGCCGAGGTGACGTACCTGTACAGCGACGAGTTCCTGGACGAGAGCAAGGAGGAGAGCGCCCTTGCCGTCAGCACTGCGCAGGGGCCGGTCGTCCTGCACCTCGGCGGACTGGACACCGAGGAGCACCGGGCGATGCTCCCCGCCTTCGAGCTCGCGAAGAAGACACTGCGCACCGGCGGGAATGAGTAG